One Amaranthus tricolor cultivar Red isolate AtriRed21 chromosome 10, ASM2621246v1, whole genome shotgun sequence genomic window carries:
- the LOC130825305 gene encoding 60S ribosomal protein L38 produces the protein MPKQIHEIKDFLLTARRKDARSIKIKRSKDVVKFKVRCSKYLYTLCVFDSEKADKLKQSLPPGLSVQDL, from the exons ATG CCGAAGCAGATACATGAGATAAAGGACTTCCTTCTTACTGCCCGAAGGAAGGATGCACGCTCTATCAAGATCAAAAGGAGCAAGGATGTCGTCAAATTTAAGGTTCGCTGCTCCAAGTATCTGTACACTCTGTGTGTGTTTGACTCAGAGAAGGCTGACAAGTTGAAGCAGTCTCTTCCCCCAG GTCTCAGTGTCCAAGATCTGTGA
- the LOC130825306 gene encoding protein SHORT-ROOT-like, with protein sequence MPHSIENSSYLRSNDCLQPKKNTSFPLQLPNKWMINQTIKIPLIKNIRDPNKFPPNTTKSCIGWVLTLVQECAKAISQRNPSKTQQLLWVLNEVVSPYGDCDQRVAYYFLKTLFAKANSLGHQSYETLKFVEEKNYCFDTYVKLLLKFQEVSPWISFGHVASNGAILEALEGENNLHIIDLSNTLCTQWPMLLEALATRNDDTPHLSLTLVVSSNLELVITKEITKKMEKFARLMGVPFKFNVIGGLDHLDEIKKEDLGIQDGEAIVVNCIQALQRVQEEKRSVVIDTIRSLNPSIVTIVEEEIDLTNTKNDFLMCFEECFRFYKLYFEMLEESFLPISNERLKLERLRSRQIVKILACDIDSGEEYWRPNKASQWTKKLKEAFSPFHFNEEIIGDVQALLRRYNTSWDLALPQRNDQVGIHLKWKDENVVWASSWKPNPSSPQILS encoded by the coding sequence ATGCCTCATAGCATAGAAAACTCTTCATACCTAAGATCAAATGATTGTcttcaaccaaaaaaaaatacatctttTCCATTACAACTTCCTAATAAATGGATGATAAACCAAACCATAAAAATACCCTTAATCAAAAACATTAGAGACCCAAATAAATTCCCACCAAATACTACTAAATCATGTATAGGATGGGTCTTAACACTTGTTCAAGAGTGTGCAAAAGCAATCTCTCAAAGAAACCCTAGTAAGACCCAACAACTTCTTTGGGTGTTAAACGAGGTCGTTTCACCTTATGGAGATTGTGATCAAAGAGTAGCATATTACTTcttaaaaaccttatttgcaAAAGCCAATTCCTTAGGACATCAATCCTATGAAACCCTAAAATTTGTGGAGGAGAAAAACTATTGCTTTGATACATATGTGAAGCTTTTGTTGAAGTTTCAAGAGGTTAGTCCTTGGATAAGTTTTGGTCATGTAGCATCAAATGGTGCAATATTGGAAGCTTTAGAAGGGGAGAACAATTTGCATATAATTGACTTAAGCAATACCCTTTGTACCCAATGGCCTATGTTACTTGAAGCTTTAGCTACAAGAAATGATGATACACCCCATTTAAGCCTTACCCTAGTTGTATCTAGTAACTTAGAATTAGTAATTAccaaagaaattacaaaaaagatgGAGAAATTTGCTAGGTTAATGGGTGTACCCTTCAAATTTAATGTAATTGGTGGGTTAGATCACTTAGATGAGATCAAAAAAGAGGATTTAGGAATACAAGATGGTGAAGCAATTGTTGTGAATTGTATTCAAGCCTTACAAAGGGTTCAAGAGGAAAAAAGATCGGTTGTAATTGACACGATTCGATCTCTTAACCCGAGTATTGTAACAATTGTAGAGGAAGAAATTGATCTTACCAACACAAAAAATGATTTTCTTATGTGTTTTGAAGAGTGCTTTAGGTTCTATAAGTTGTACTTTGAGATGCTAGAAGAAAGCTTTCTTCCAATTAGTAATGAAAGACTAAAGCTTGAGAGATTAAGATCAAGACAAATAGTTAAGATTTTAGCTTGTGATATTGATAGTGGGGAGGAATATTGGAGACCAAACAAAGCAAGCCAATGGACTAAAAAGCTTAAAGAAGCTTTTAGTCCTTTCCATTTCAATGAAGAAATTATTGGTGATGTTCAAGCATTATTAAGAAGGTATAATACTAGTTGGGATTTAGCTTTGCCACAAAGAAATGATCAAGTGGGAATACACTTAAAATGGAAAGATGAAAATGTTGTTTGGGCTTCATCATGGAAACCTAATCCTTCTTCACCTCAAATTTTATCTTAG
- the LOC130825308 gene encoding uncharacterized protein LOC130825308, with translation MDEKIVSPWVSPVQLSNCLHDLLKFVLQSSINGTLGFDLNLSADFCSGLLKHDDIGNHTDFTEGVPPYPLYKLLASALEQWIVSGSFLSTSEDVPPLCEDQSFKETKDNWNKLISQKGSQLVNMLKSIKFELHVQEPYFTQLKDGMKTVEGRCAVGNYNRIQPGDIIFFNKCLMLEVQDVRHYSSFLEMLGSENLEHVLPGVGTIEEGEKIYRKFYTKEKEQLNGMLAICVGKPDSQPYIVLCDIVSGLGYRGIQSFLGLKQTVGTIPEALPPPRSVLFSSFASVHNSNIKGSTLTAGARALTKHVNRCSDRFWGNVEGNDSIKNQLAVEVITRIISRCRWMNVYIVQPHGSVFEIRISDGYGARWSKDGAKFIGFLEPYMEEGHSKRWRH, from the exons ATGGACGAAAAAATTGTTTCTCCATGGGTGTCTCCTGTTCAACTCAGCAACTGCCTCCATGATCTTCTCAAATTTGTTCTTCAATCTTCCATCAATGGCACCCTTGGCTTCGACCTTAACTTATCTGCTGACTTCTGTTCTGGACTTCTAAAACATGATGACATTGGCAATCATACTG ATTTTACTGAAGGGGTGCCACCATATCCTTTATACAAGCTTTTAGCTTCTGCTTTGGAACAATGGATAGTTTCTGGATCATTCCTTTCGACAAGTGAGGATGTGCCACCATTGTGTGAGGATcagtctttcaaagagacgaaAGATAATTGGAATAAGTTAATTTCACAAAAGGGGTCTCAATTGGTAAAT ATGTTGAAGAGCATCAAATTTGAACTTCATGTTCAGGAGCCATATTTTACACAGTTGAAAG ATGGCATGAAAACAGTTGAAGGAAGGTGTGCAGTAGGAAACTACAATCG tattcAACCAGGGGATATAATTTTCTTCAACAAGTGCTTGATGCTTGAAGTTCAG GATGTTCgccattattcatcattcttagAGATGTTGGGCTCTGAAAATTTAGAGCACGTGCTTCCAGGAGTAGGAACCATTGAAGAAG GTGAGAAAATCTACAGGAAGTTCTACACTAAGGAAAAGGAACAGTTAAATGGTATGCTTGCAATATGTGTTGGCAAACCAGATTCTCAGCCTTACATTGTCTTATGTGACATTGTTTCA GGCCTTGGTTATAGGGGCATCCAGAGCTTCCTAGGGCTTAAGCAAACTGTAGGAACAATTCCAGAGGCACTTCCACCTCCAAGATCAGTCCTCTTCTCATCATTTGCATCGGTGCATAATTCAAAT ATTAAAGGAAGTACCTTGACTGCAGGGGCTAGAGCATTGACCAAGCATGTCAATAGATGCAGTGATAGATTTTGGGGAAACGTTGAAGGAAATG ATTCCATCAAGAATCAGCTCGCTGTTGAGGTCATAACCCGCATCATTAGTCGTTGTCGATGGATGAATGTATATATTGTTCAACCACATGGAAGTGTATTTGAAATAAGAATTTCTGATGGTTATGGTGCTCGATGGTCCAAAGATGGAGCTAAG TTCATAGGGTTTCTGGAACCATACATGGAGGAAGGTCATTCTAAGAGATGGAGGCACTAA
- the LOC130825309 gene encoding uncharacterized protein LOC130825309 isoform X1, whose amino-acid sequence MALKLQVKGKMGMKPHSNWTVFTVLTIIISLSSKLVLSEAHILSNTNETGRRLLLQTQETSYTINQLDDIVRIDPLDHFNKYRGGYNITNRHYWSSTLFTGVYGFGVGLIWLISGIIYLTVSCCKTNNYQLKKRTPCHKPCYLFPLIFTTILVILAIFASGLALEGNMKFHYKAKTIMTVIIKTADQASNTIYNATGPMRKISENLQLQAVDSIDGVDEADAANMAGAASFLASTSDKLDYAATRIQRQAQKNRDLVQTALTILYFLTIITVSLNLAAVISLTVFGMLRFKRALPMLIIICWLLTALCWLFFGTYIFLEKLSSDTCKALKEFRQNPDHSSLSSILPCDEFLSASTALSDVGIGIYELVDQVNTNITLLRSNSYPGLAYVCNPFSGPPEFLYRPGNCAADTIKIGDIPQVLKMFTCSDTSGTKCQGGGLINTSMYKAIEAYSNSIQSLLNSYPEMENLVDCQLVKDASSNILIKQCKPLKRYVQTTWVAMLVLSVVMVILVLIWVSIGHHEEKHHFADGAVKPKVTAANNLDPEAAKSTAEQQIS is encoded by the exons AAGGAAAGATGGGTATGAAACCTCATTCAAATTGGACAGTATTTACAGTTTTAACCATTATAATAAGCTTGAGCTCCAAGTTGGTTCTCTCTGAAGCACATATCTTATCCAACACTAATGAAACag GAAGAAGATTGCTGCTACAAACACAAGAAACATCCTACACCATCAACCAACTAGATGACATTGTACGGATAGATCCACTAGACCATTTCAACAAATACAGAGGTGGATACAACATCACAAACAGGCATTATTGGAGT TCGACCTTATTTACTGGCGTGTATGGGTTTGGTGTCGGACTCATATGGCTCATATCCGGCATCATATATCTAACAGTGTCCTGTTGCAAAACCAACAACTATCAGCTGAAAAAGAGAACACCATGTCATAAGCCATGTTATCTTTTCCCTCTCATTTTCACTACAATTCTTGTTATCTTGGCAAT ATTTGCGTCTGGGCTGGCTTTGGAAGGGAACATGAAATTTCATTATAAAGCAAAGACAATCATGACGGTTATAATCAAGACTGCAGATCAGGCATCCAATACCATATACAATGCCACAGGACCAATGAGAAAGATCAGTGAAAACTTACAACTACAAGCTGTCGACAGTATAGATGGCGTCGATGAAGCTGATGCTGCCAATATGGCTGGTGCAGCGAGCTTCTTGGCTTCAACATCTGACAAGCTTGATTATGCAGCAACTCGCATTCAACGCCAAGCTCAGAAAAACCGAGACTTAGTTCAGACAGCTCTCACAATACT GTATTTTCTGACAATCATCACCGTATCCTTGAACCTTGCAGCCGTGATTTCCCTTACAG TTTTCGGTATGCTAAGATTCAAACGAGCACTCCCCAT GCTTATAATAATCTGTTGGCTGCTTACTGCCCTCTGCTGGTTATTCTTTGGAACATACATCTTCCTTGAAAA GCTCTCCTCTGATACATGCAAAGCTCTTAAAGAATTTCGACAAAATCCAGATCACAGCAGCCTGAGCTCAATCCTTCCCTGTGATGAATTTCTTTCAGCAAGTACCGCTTTATCTGATGTTGGCATCGGAATCTATGAGCTCGTCGACCAG GTAAATACAAATATTACTCTTCTAAGAAGTAATTCATACCCGGGTCTCGCTTATGTATGCAACCCTTTCTCCGGACCTCCAGAGTTTTTGTATCGGCCAGGAAATTGTGCCGCGGACACTATCAAGATAGGAGATATCCCACAG GTGCTGAAGATGTTTACTTGTTCTGACACTAGTGGAACAAAGTGCCAGGGAGGAGGATTAATAAACACCAGTATGTACAAAGCTATAGAAGCTTACTCTAATTCAATACAAAGCCTGCTAAATTCATACCCAGAAATGGAAAATCTAGTGGATTGCCAACTTGTAAAAGATGCATCCTCAAACATCCTTATCAAGCAATGCAAGCCGTTGAAGAGATACGTGCAGACAACCTGGGTCGCCATGTTGGTTCTTTCAGTGGTTATGGTGATCTTGGTCCTGATATGGGTGAGTATTGGTCATCATGAGGAAAAACATCATTTTGCAGATGGTGCTGTAAAGCCGAAGGTCACAGCAGCAAATAATCTGGACCCTGAGGCAGCTAAATCAACTGCTGAACAACAAATTTCTTAG
- the LOC130825309 gene encoding uncharacterized protein LOC130825309 isoform X2 yields the protein MMLVKGKMGMKPHSNWTVFTVLTIIISLSSKLVLSEAHILSNTNETGRRLLLQTQETSYTINQLDDIVRIDPLDHFNKYRGGYNITNRHYWSSTLFTGVYGFGVGLIWLISGIIYLTVSCCKTNNYQLKKRTPCHKPCYLFPLIFTTILVILAIFASGLALEGNMKFHYKAKTIMTVIIKTADQASNTIYNATGPMRKISENLQLQAVDSIDGVDEADAANMAGAASFLASTSDKLDYAATRIQRQAQKNRDLVQTALTILYFLTIITVSLNLAAVISLTVFGMLRFKRALPMLIIICWLLTALCWLFFGTYIFLEKLSSDTCKALKEFRQNPDHSSLSSILPCDEFLSASTALSDVGIGIYELVDQVNTNITLLRSNSYPGLAYVCNPFSGPPEFLYRPGNCAADTIKIGDIPQVLKMFTCSDTSGTKCQGGGLINTSMYKAIEAYSNSIQSLLNSYPEMENLVDCQLVKDASSNILIKQCKPLKRYVQTTWVAMLVLSVVMVILVLIWVSIGHHEEKHHFADGAVKPKVTAANNLDPEAAKSTAEQQIS from the exons AAGGAAAGATGGGTATGAAACCTCATTCAAATTGGACAGTATTTACAGTTTTAACCATTATAATAAGCTTGAGCTCCAAGTTGGTTCTCTCTGAAGCACATATCTTATCCAACACTAATGAAACag GAAGAAGATTGCTGCTACAAACACAAGAAACATCCTACACCATCAACCAACTAGATGACATTGTACGGATAGATCCACTAGACCATTTCAACAAATACAGAGGTGGATACAACATCACAAACAGGCATTATTGGAGT TCGACCTTATTTACTGGCGTGTATGGGTTTGGTGTCGGACTCATATGGCTCATATCCGGCATCATATATCTAACAGTGTCCTGTTGCAAAACCAACAACTATCAGCTGAAAAAGAGAACACCATGTCATAAGCCATGTTATCTTTTCCCTCTCATTTTCACTACAATTCTTGTTATCTTGGCAAT ATTTGCGTCTGGGCTGGCTTTGGAAGGGAACATGAAATTTCATTATAAAGCAAAGACAATCATGACGGTTATAATCAAGACTGCAGATCAGGCATCCAATACCATATACAATGCCACAGGACCAATGAGAAAGATCAGTGAAAACTTACAACTACAAGCTGTCGACAGTATAGATGGCGTCGATGAAGCTGATGCTGCCAATATGGCTGGTGCAGCGAGCTTCTTGGCTTCAACATCTGACAAGCTTGATTATGCAGCAACTCGCATTCAACGCCAAGCTCAGAAAAACCGAGACTTAGTTCAGACAGCTCTCACAATACT GTATTTTCTGACAATCATCACCGTATCCTTGAACCTTGCAGCCGTGATTTCCCTTACAG TTTTCGGTATGCTAAGATTCAAACGAGCACTCCCCAT GCTTATAATAATCTGTTGGCTGCTTACTGCCCTCTGCTGGTTATTCTTTGGAACATACATCTTCCTTGAAAA GCTCTCCTCTGATACATGCAAAGCTCTTAAAGAATTTCGACAAAATCCAGATCACAGCAGCCTGAGCTCAATCCTTCCCTGTGATGAATTTCTTTCAGCAAGTACCGCTTTATCTGATGTTGGCATCGGAATCTATGAGCTCGTCGACCAG GTAAATACAAATATTACTCTTCTAAGAAGTAATTCATACCCGGGTCTCGCTTATGTATGCAACCCTTTCTCCGGACCTCCAGAGTTTTTGTATCGGCCAGGAAATTGTGCCGCGGACACTATCAAGATAGGAGATATCCCACAG GTGCTGAAGATGTTTACTTGTTCTGACACTAGTGGAACAAAGTGCCAGGGAGGAGGATTAATAAACACCAGTATGTACAAAGCTATAGAAGCTTACTCTAATTCAATACAAAGCCTGCTAAATTCATACCCAGAAATGGAAAATCTAGTGGATTGCCAACTTGTAAAAGATGCATCCTCAAACATCCTTATCAAGCAATGCAAGCCGTTGAAGAGATACGTGCAGACAACCTGGGTCGCCATGTTGGTTCTTTCAGTGGTTATGGTGATCTTGGTCCTGATATGGGTGAGTATTGGTCATCATGAGGAAAAACATCATTTTGCAGATGGTGCTGTAAAGCCGAAGGTCACAGCAGCAAATAATCTGGACCCTGAGGCAGCTAAATCAACTGCTGAACAACAAATTTCTTAG